The window CCAGCATTGTTAATAAGAATATCAATTTTTTTAAATGATTCAGGTAAAAGATTAACTTTAGTTTCAACATCTTTACTGTTACGAACATCAATAACTAAAGTATAAACTCTAACACCGTATTTTCTAACCACTTCCTCTTTTAAAGAATCTAATAAATCAGAACTTCTAGCTGTTAAGATAAGGTTAGCTCCCTTTTCAGCATACGCCAATGCACAACTTCTTCCAATACCTTTTGTTGCTCCAGTGATAAAAACAGTTTTACCATATAAATTGTTCATAGAAAACCCCCTTAGCTTAATATATAAGCATTTTTTATTTTTTCAACACTATCGTAAATATTTGTATTTAAATCTATCTTAATAGAAAAATCAGAAGAGATTTTATAAAGAGTTTGTCTTTTTTCATACAAATCTTGGATAGTTTTAAAAACATCTTCGGAATTATTAAGAAGCGGTCTTGTTTTACTTCTTTTAACTCTTTCATAAATAGTATTTATATCACAATCTAGGTACACTACAAAAGAAGTGGATTTTAAATTTTTAATATTTACATTATCTATAATAGCTCCACCACCTGTAGAAATGACTATGTTGTTATCTCTAGATTCCTCTTCGATAATAGATCTCTCTAAATCTCTAAAATATTTTTCACCATGCTCTTCAAATATTTCAGGAATAGTTTTTTTTTCCCGGATAGATATACAACGATCAATATCTATGAATTTCATATCTAAACTTTTAGCTAAAATTCTACCAATAGTAGTTTTTCCACTTCCCATAAAGCCTATCAGAGCGATATTAGATTTCATAAAATTTAAAAATGCTCTCCATTATCGTAATAGTTAGAACCTTCAAGGGGATAGAAGATAACTGTAGTGTCGTTATTGTTTGTCAATTTTTTACAAAACTTTGTAATGAAATCAGCAACAATATCTTTTGTTTCCTGACCTCTATCGAACCAAGCTACATCTACAAAAGTATATCCAGGAACAATAGCTCCATCAAAAATATATTCAGTTTCAGTGTGTTCAATAGTGAACCAAGTTCTGTCGCATTTGATAATTGAAGTAAGTTCATCAATTAGTTCTTTACTATTTTCAATTAAAACTTTTTTATCAATACCTCTAAATTTTAAGTGTGGCATTTACTCCTCCTTTTCTGGCAGAAGTATAACTTCTACACAGTTGTTTATATTAAGTACTCTATTAGAAAAGCTTCTTATAGAATTATAATCTACAATCTTATTATACCTCATAGGAGTATAAAATTCATAGTCTGATATTAAATTTTTTTTATCTAAGAAGTTATCCCAAAAGTTATTAGTTTTTAAAGCTATCTCAAAATTAAGTTCGTAATTTTTTTGTATATCTAAAATTTTATTTTCTGGAAAATTTCCGTCTTGTATGTTTTTTATAGTTTGTTTAACTTTAGAGATTACTTCGTCAACTCTCTTAGTATCAGTATTAAAAGCAATTTGAAGATAATTTTCTCCAAAATTTAATTTTTCAAGATTTGAAGAAGAGGAGATAGAGTAAACTCCACCAATTTTTTCTCTAACATCTTCTATTAAAAGTATATTTAGAAGATTTGATAAAGCTCCATACATAACTCTATTTTCTATAGAGAAATCTCCAATATAAGGGAAGGTTAAAATAACTGTTGCTTTTTTATCAACTCCTTTAGTAACAACCTTTTTTATATAAGTATTTGGATAAGAGACATCTAAAGGTTTATAACTTTGTGAATTTTCATTAGTAGGCAGATTAGCGAAATAATAATCTAAATCTTTTAGCAAAGTTTTTTCATCAATAGAACCAACGATAGTTAATTTATAATCTTTAAAATTAGTGAATAAATTATTAAAAGTATTATTGAGTTCATTTTGGTTAATATATGATAGATCCTCAAGAGTTAAAGGTTTTTTTCGAGGGTGATTATTATTAAGAGTTTCTAAATATTCTTTTTTTAATAAAGCTCTAGGAGAAAAATCTCTATTTTTAATCAACTCTCTATTTGTTTTTAAATTTGATTCAATAATATTTTCATCAAATTTAGGGTCTGAAATAAGTGTTCTAAAATACTTTAAAGCTTCAGACAAGTTTTCTTTATTTGTAGAAATTAAGAATCCTTGAGTATAATCATCAATAAATGGTTCAACACTAAAATTTTTACCCTTAAAGTATAATTCAAGAGAGGAATAGTCGATATCTCCAACTCCAGAACTAGAAAGAATTTCTGGTAAAAAAAGTGAATTTATATATTGTGAGTAATTTAAACTTGAATTTCCTTGTAGTTTTGTTAATTTAAATGTTATTTTATCTTTATCAAAAGTAGTTTTTTTATATAAAACTTCTATTCCATTAGAAAGAAGAAGCTTAGTATAATCTTTTTCAACAGAAAGAATTTTAGAGGTACCAGGAACTAACTTTAAATCAACTAACTTAGTATTAAAAGAATTTAATTTAATGGATGTTGTATTTTGAGATAAAAGTAAATCTATAAGGTCTTTAATATCTTTTTCTTTAGGAAGGGTTTCTTTCATATTCTCTCTTGATGTCAATAAAACATCATAATTTGAAGAAAGAATAGATTGTGCAATGCCTTTTAGATCATTAGTATCTATATTTTCTATAATTTTGTTAGTTAATATGTACTCAGTATCAGGTTCCATAAAAACGTTATTATTCAAAATATAATCTATGATAGAATCCATGAAAGTATCGTTTTTAATACTTTCTTTATTATTAAGAATAGTTTTAAGATTGTTTAATAAATTTATTTTTTCGTTTTCTAGCTCAGTTTTAGAAATACCATTTATAGAAATATCTTTAAGATTATCAATTATATAAGTTATAGATTGATTTATATTGTTGTCTTTTATTAAAGATGAAACAGCGTAAATTCCAGTATCTTTATTAAGAGGAAAATTATAGATTGATGAATAAATAAATGGAGAGTCTTTGTCTTTAGATAAAATAGAAAATCTTGTATTTAAAATAGAGTTAAGTAATATTTTTTCTAAATTTTTCTTGAAAGAATCTTCAGTATTTATAGATATTATAGGTTCTTTCCACATTATATTAAAGTTAGTAGTAGTTAATTCAGGATCAGTAAAAATAGTTACAGAGTCTTCTTTAGGAAGAGCGATAGAAAAATGTTCATCGACAACCTTTGTTTTATTTTTTAATTGAGAGAAATTATTGGTAATAAGTTGCTTAACCTCATCTACATTAAAGTCTCCAACAGCAACAACAGCCATGTTTTCAGGTTGATACCATTTTTCATAATAATCTCTCAATCTTTTAGAAGTTGCATTTTTTATAGTTTCAGGAAAACCAATGGGAAATCTTTTAGAATACCAAGAGTCACCATATAGAATTTTCTTTTGCAAATCACCAACTCTTTGAGAAATACCTTGTCTTAATCTCCATTCTTCAATAATTATATTTTTTTCATTTTCAACATCTTTTGAATCTAAAGTTACTTCTGAAGCCCATTCTTTAAGAACGTCAAAACCAGTTTCTAAATCTTTTTTAGAAGTTGGAACTTGAAGTTTATAAACAGTTTCAGAAAAACTAGTGTAAGCATTTAAATCTCCACCAAAACTAAGTCCTAATGATTGAAGATATTTAATAAGTTCATTTTTTTTATATTTAGTAGTACCATTAAAAGCCATGTGCTCTAAAAAATGTGCTAATCCTTGTTGATCCTCCTCCTCATAAAGAGAACCAGCTTTCACTACAAGGTTCAAAGAAGCTCTATTTTCAGGTTTTTTATTTTTAAATATATAATATTGTAAACCATTGTCAAAAGTTCCTGAAATTAAATTTTCAGATACTTTTAAATCTGTGGTACTGTTACTAAAAACCAAAAGTTGTAGAGTAAAAAACATTAGAGTAAATAACAATATTCTTTTTTTCATTAATAATCCTCCTCGCTATAGATGTAAAATATATTTAAATATTAACATTTTATAACTTTTATTAAAAGGATTATTTAGTAGATTTTTTTAAATAAAATTGTTAAAATATAACGAATAAATATAAAAGTGGAGGATAACGTGAGAGTAAAAGACAAGAAGAAATTTTTTAGATTTTTAATATTATTAACAATTTTTATTTTTACAATTTCTTGTGGAATGAAAAGATTCGTTTTTAATGACAAACAGCAAACTTCAGAAATGGTGAGCGATGAAATAAAGGTGGATGTTTTATCTTTGAATAAAACTAAAGAAATTACAGAATTAAAAAAAAAAGATTTGCCTATAGAAGAAGTTAAAATAGAAAAAACAGAAGTTTTAGATGAAAATAGCACAAAAAGTTTAAAAGTAGAAAAAACAGAGAAGTCATTAGAAAAAGAAGTAGTTACTAAAAATTTTAAATATATAAAAAATCAGACTTTATTTGTTTATAAAGATGAAACTCAAAAGAATAAAGTTGATACTTTAAGAAGGGGAACTAAAATAGAAGTTTTAGAAGCCAAAGAGTTAGATCTTAATGGTAAGAAAAAAGAAGTTTTAAAAATATCTTACAAAAAAGATTTGAAAAATAGAAGTGGTTGGATAACAAAGGTTGATTTAGCAAATACTTTAAATGAAATTTTACCTTCTACTTGGAAAAATTTGGATTTTACAACAAATTATCCTGTAAATAATTTTCCAAATAATCCTAGAGTGGATGTAAAAGGTGTATATCTAAATATTTATACTATAGGAAGCACAAAAAAGATGGAGAGACTTATAAATTTAGCTAATACAACAGAGATAAATGCCTTTGTAATTGATGTAAAAGATGATAATGGTGTTTTATCTTTTGAAATGGAAGCTCCTAAAAAATTTGGAATACCAGTTTCGAAAAATTATCCTATAAAAAATATAGGTGAATTTATGAAAAAAATGAAGGAGAATAATATTTATACAATAGCTAGAATTGTTTCTTTTAAAGATCCTACTTATGCAAAAGCAAATCCAGATAAAGTAATAACATCAAAAGATACAGGAAAACCATACACAAATAGTGATGGAATAATATGGGTTTCTGCACACGATAGAAATCTTTGGGAATATAATTTAGCAGTGGCAGAAGAAGCAGCTAAAGCTGGATTTAATGAAATACAGTTTGATTATGTTAGATTTCCAGCTTCAAACGGAGGGAAATTAGATGCAAAATTAAATTATAGAAATACAAAAAATGAATCTAAACCGGAAACGATACAGAAGTATTTGAAATATGCAAGACAGAGATTAAATGCTTTAGGAGTATATACAAGTGCGGATGTGTATGGACAAGTTGGAACATTTAGTGATGATATGGGATTAGGTCAACATTGGGAGACGGTAACTCAAGTTGTAGATTATATCTCTCCAATGATGTATCCAAGTCACTATGGAAATGGAGCTTATGGAATATCTGTCCCAGATGCGCAACCTTATAAAACAATTTATCACTCAGTTAAAGATTCTATAAATAGAAATGAGAATGTGGAGGCGCCGGCAACAATAAGACCTTGGATACAAGCCTTTACTGCAAAATGGGTAAAAGGATATATCCCTTATAATGAAAAGGAAATAAGAGAACAAATTAAAGCGATGAATGATTTGGGAGTAACAGAGTATTTGTTATGGAGTCCAAGTAATAACTATAAGATCACAGGGAAATAAAAATAAATGTTTAAAAAAAGTATAGTGTATGATATAATGTCATTTGAACTAATTTAAAGGAGAAAAGATTGGAAGGAATAATAGTTATAGATAAACCTATCGGTATAACTTCCTTTGATGTTATAAGGGTTTTAAGAAGAAATTTGAAAGAAAGAAGAATAGGACATACAGGAACTTTAGATCCTTTAGCAACTGGAATTCTAGTTATTTGTGTAGGGAAAGCTACAAAATTAGCACAGGATATAGAAGGATATGAAAAAGAGTATGTTGCAGATTTAGAACTTGGTTTTAAAACAGATACCTATGATATAGAGGGGAAAGTTTTAGCTAAAGTAGAAGAGTTTAATATTTCTTATGAAAATTTTGAAGAAACATTAGAAACATTTAAAGGAGATATAAAGCAAATACCACCAATGTATTCTGCTATAAAAGTGGATGGAAAGAAGCTTTATGAGTTAGCAAGAGAAGGTGTAGAGATTGAGAGAAAAGCTAGAGATGTTAGTATAAAAAATCTAGAAACTATATCTTTTGATGGAGTAAAGGCTAAGATTGATTGTACAGTTTCAAAAGGTACATATATAAGAAGTCTAATTTATGATTTAGGTGAGAAATTAGGAACTTTTGCAACAATGACTGGTTTAAGAAGAACTAGAGTTGGAGAAGAGGATTTAGCAAGAGCATTCACATTAGAAACTATTGAAAAAATGGTATCAGAGAATGATTTTTCTTTCTTAGTTTCAATAGAGGATTATTTTAAATTTCCTAAAGTAGATATTGAAGATGAAAATGATTTAAAACTTTTTGTTAATGGTCAAAGATGTAAAAAAAGAATAAATGAAGGAAAATATAGAGTTTATTCTAAGAATAATTTTATAGGCTTAGGTGAGGTTACAAAAGGATTATTAAAAGGTTACAAATATTATTAATTATAGAGAGGAAGAAATATGAAGATTAAAAACATTGCAATTATTGCACACGTTGACCATGGAAAAACAACTTTGGTTGACTGTTTATTAAGACAATCTGGAGTTTTCGGAGCTCACGAACTTGAAAAAGTTGCTGAGAGAGTAATGGACTCTAACGATATTGAAAAAGAAAGAGGAATAACAATATTCTCTAAAAATGCTTCAGTAAGATATGGAGATTGTAAAATTAATATTATAGATACTCCAGGACACGCGGACTTCGGTGGAGAAGTTCAGAGAATTATGAAAATGGTTGATTGTGTTGTTTTACTAGTAGATGCGTTTGAGGGGCCAATGCCACAAACAAAATACGTATTAAAGAAAGCTTTAGAGCAAGGACACAGACCAATAGTTGTAGTAAATAAAGTAGATAGACCAAATGCAAGACCTGAAGAGGTTTTATATATGGTTTACGATCTATTTATCGAACTTAATGCTAACGAATTACAACTAGAGTTCCCAGTTGTATATGCTTCAGGAAAAGCTGGTTTTGCTAAAAAAGAGTTAAACGATAATAGCGACAATATGCAACCTTTATTCGAAACAATAATAGAGCATGTTGAAGATGCAGAGGGAGACAACAACAAACCTACGCAATTTTTAATAACAAACATTGAGTATGATAACTATGTTGGAAAACTAGCTGTTGGAAGACTTTACAATGGTACATTAAAAAGAAATCAAGATGTTATGTTAATAAAAAGAGATGGAAAGCAAATTAGAGGAAAGGTTTCAGTTCTTTATGGATATGAAGGTCTAAAAAGAGTTGAAATTCAAGAAGCTTTCTCTGGAGATATAATCTCAGTTGCAGGTTTAGATAACATTGATATCGGAGAGACAATTGCTGATTTCAATGAGCCAATTGCTTTACCAGTAATTGATATAGATGAGCCAACTTTAGCAATGACATTCATGGTAAATGATTCTCCATTTGCTGGAAAAGAAGGTAAATTTGTAACATCTAGAAATATTTGGGATAGACTTCAAAAAGAGCTTCAAACAAACGTTAGTATGAG of the Cetobacterium sp. NK01 genome contains:
- a CDS encoding shikimate kinase, whose amino-acid sequence is MKSNIALIGFMGSGKTTIGRILAKSLDMKFIDIDRCISIREKKTIPEIFEEHGEKYFRDLERSIIEEESRDNNIVISTGGGAIIDNVNIKNLKSTSFVVYLDCDINTIYERVKRSKTRPLLNNSEDVFKTIQDLYEKRQTLYKISSDFSIKIDLNTNIYDSVEKIKNAYILS
- a CDS encoding DUF1904 domain-containing protein produces the protein MPHLKFRGIDKKVLIENSKELIDELTSIIKCDRTWFTIEHTETEYIFDGAIVPGYTFVDVAWFDRGQETKDIVADFITKFCKKLTNNNDTTVIFYPLEGSNYYDNGEHF
- a CDS encoding M16 family metallopeptidase translates to MKKRILLFTLMFFTLQLLVFSNSTTDLKVSENLISGTFDNGLQYYIFKNKKPENRASLNLVVKAGSLYEEEDQQGLAHFLEHMAFNGTTKYKKNELIKYLQSLGLSFGGDLNAYTSFSETVYKLQVPTSKKDLETGFDVLKEWASEVTLDSKDVENEKNIIIEEWRLRQGISQRVGDLQKKILYGDSWYSKRFPIGFPETIKNATSKRLRDYYEKWYQPENMAVVAVGDFNVDEVKQLITNNFSQLKNKTKVVDEHFSIALPKEDSVTIFTDPELTTTNFNIMWKEPIISINTEDSFKKNLEKILLNSILNTRFSILSKDKDSPFIYSSIYNFPLNKDTGIYAVSSLIKDNNINQSITYIIDNLKDISINGISKTELENEKINLLNNLKTILNNKESIKNDTFMDSIIDYILNNNVFMEPDTEYILTNKIIENIDTNDLKGIAQSILSSNYDVLLTSRENMKETLPKEKDIKDLIDLLLSQNTTSIKLNSFNTKLVDLKLVPGTSKILSVEKDYTKLLLSNGIEVLYKKTTFDKDKITFKLTKLQGNSSLNYSQYINSLFLPEILSSSGVGDIDYSSLELYFKGKNFSVEPFIDDYTQGFLISTNKENLSEALKYFRTLISDPKFDENIIESNLKTNRELIKNRDFSPRALLKKEYLETLNNNHPRKKPLTLEDLSYINQNELNNTFNNLFTNFKDYKLTIVGSIDEKTLLKDLDYYFANLPTNENSQSYKPLDVSYPNTYIKKVVTKGVDKKATVILTFPYIGDFSIENRVMYGALSNLLNILLIEDVREKIGGVYSISSSSNLEKLNFGENYLQIAFNTDTKRVDEVISKVKQTIKNIQDGNFPENKILDIQKNYELNFEIALKTNNFWDNFLDKKNLISDYEFYTPMRYNKIVDYNSIRSFSNRVLNINNCVEVILLPEKEE
- a CDS encoding putative glycoside hydrolase, which produces MRVKDKKKFFRFLILLTIFIFTISCGMKRFVFNDKQQTSEMVSDEIKVDVLSLNKTKEITELKKKDLPIEEVKIEKTEVLDENSTKSLKVEKTEKSLEKEVVTKNFKYIKNQTLFVYKDETQKNKVDTLRRGTKIEVLEAKELDLNGKKKEVLKISYKKDLKNRSGWITKVDLANTLNEILPSTWKNLDFTTNYPVNNFPNNPRVDVKGVYLNIYTIGSTKKMERLINLANTTEINAFVIDVKDDNGVLSFEMEAPKKFGIPVSKNYPIKNIGEFMKKMKENNIYTIARIVSFKDPTYAKANPDKVITSKDTGKPYTNSDGIIWVSAHDRNLWEYNLAVAEEAAKAGFNEIQFDYVRFPASNGGKLDAKLNYRNTKNESKPETIQKYLKYARQRLNALGVYTSADVYGQVGTFSDDMGLGQHWETVTQVVDYISPMMYPSHYGNGAYGISVPDAQPYKTIYHSVKDSINRNENVEAPATIRPWIQAFTAKWVKGYIPYNEKEIREQIKAMNDLGVTEYLLWSPSNNYKITGK
- the truB gene encoding tRNA pseudouridine(55) synthase TruB, giving the protein MEGIIVIDKPIGITSFDVIRVLRRNLKERRIGHTGTLDPLATGILVICVGKATKLAQDIEGYEKEYVADLELGFKTDTYDIEGKVLAKVEEFNISYENFEETLETFKGDIKQIPPMYSAIKVDGKKLYELAREGVEIERKARDVSIKNLETISFDGVKAKIDCTVSKGTYIRSLIYDLGEKLGTFATMTGLRRTRVGEEDLARAFTLETIEKMVSENDFSFLVSIEDYFKFPKVDIEDENDLKLFVNGQRCKKRINEGKYRVYSKNNFIGLGEVTKGLLKGYKYY
- the typA gene encoding translational GTPase TypA produces the protein MKIKNIAIIAHVDHGKTTLVDCLLRQSGVFGAHELEKVAERVMDSNDIEKERGITIFSKNASVRYGDCKINIIDTPGHADFGGEVQRIMKMVDCVVLLVDAFEGPMPQTKYVLKKALEQGHRPIVVVNKVDRPNARPEEVLYMVYDLFIELNANELQLEFPVVYASGKAGFAKKELNDNSDNMQPLFETIIEHVEDAEGDNNKPTQFLITNIEYDNYVGKLAVGRLYNGTLKRNQDVMLIKRDGKQIRGKVSVLYGYEGLKRVEIQEAFSGDIISVAGLDNIDIGETIADFNEPIALPVIDIDEPTLAMTFMVNDSPFAGKEGKFVTSRNIWDRLQKELQTNVSMRVEATESPDAFVVKGRGELQLSILLENMRREGFEIQVSKPRVLLKDIDGEKYEPIELAMVDVDDAFVGVVIEKMGIRKGEMITMTPGTDGYTRLEFKVPARGLIGFRNEFLTDTKGTGILNHSFYDFELYKGPIPTRAKGVLISLEQGTTVAYALGGLQDRGVLFTDPGVAVYEGMIVGEHNRDNDLVVNVCKAKKLTNMRASGSDDAIKLATPRRYTLEQALDYIADDELVEITPTNIRIRKKFLKEGDRRKNSK